Proteins encoded in a region of the Zea mays cultivar B73 chromosome 2, Zm-B73-REFERENCE-NAM-5.0, whole genome shotgun sequence genome:
- the LOC103648195 gene encoding short-chain dehydrogenase reductase ATA1, which yields MAKLFGKVAIVTGAASKLGEAIARKFVDNGAKVILADINRHSCENIVAALNKTNHGPAVAHAMRIDVSEPDSILATVEEAKKVYKQDVDIFYNNAGVSNVSSPASSIDMMSFRNTMAVNVESVIASINHAGAVMRSNKIGGGCILCTGSPVGSLGDVVPSAYSISKAAVVGVVRAAAAELGGHGVRVNAISPYGVAARFDKGVLRHIFPHATDQQLDTMISSYGTYTVTEDDVANAAVYLASDAGKNINGQNIVLNGKFGL from the exons ATGGCAAA GCTCTTCGGAAAGGTGGCGATCGTCACGGGCGCCGCCAGCAAACTGGGCGAGGCCATCGCCAGGAAGTTCGTCGACAACGGCGCCAAGGTCATCCTCGCCGACATCAACCGCCACTCCTGCGAGAACATAGTAGCGGCTCTCAACAAGACCAACCACGGCCCCGCGGTGGCTCACGCGATGCGCATCGACGTCAGCGAACCCGACAGTATCCTCGCCACCGTCGAGGAGGCAAAGAAGGTCTACAAGCAAGACGTCGACATCTTCTACAACAACGCGGGGGTCAGCAACGTCTCCTCCCCGGCCTCCTCCATCGACATGATGAGCTTCAGGAACACCATGGCCGTCAACGTCGAGTCCGTCATAGCCAGCATCAACCACGCCGGCGCCGTGATGCGCAGCAACAAGATCGGCGGCGGGTGCATCCTGTGCACGGGCAGTCCCGTGGGCTCGCTCGGCGACGTGGTGCCCTCGGCGTACAGCATCTCCAAGGCCGCGGTCGTGGGCGTCGTGCGCGCCGCCGCGGCCGAGCTGGGGGGACACGGCGTCAGGGTCAATGCCATCTCGCCGTACGGCGTCGCCGCCAGGTTTGACAAGGGCGTGCTGAGGCACATCTTCCCTCACGCGACTGACCAGCAGCTGGATACTATGATCAGCAGCTACGGCACCTACACGGTGACCGAGGACGACGTGGCCAACGCGGCGGTGTACCTGGCGTCCGACGCTGGCAAGAACATCAATGGCCAAAACATCGTCCTCAATGGCAAGTTCGGTCTTTAG